The following proteins are encoded in a genomic region of Mycolicibacterium confluentis:
- a CDS encoding TetR/AcrR family transcriptional regulator gives MSTNPSLLGRPVGANGEETRRRIIDATMRCVAEVGYERATIREIARKADMTSGSLYHYFPNKTELIKATLDEWAEMTIPRVAASAQRSEDFRERLVAVFDECDQLMREYPLIAAFDRAIRVGTARHLAESRDTLFSSLREVTLDIIRQARREGALPRSTDIDSVANSIYLVLQGMTDYAATADPDEYHSTVKALKRLVSGTLFK, from the coding sequence GTGTCCACCAACCCATCGCTGCTGGGCCGGCCAGTCGGCGCCAACGGCGAGGAGACCCGGCGGCGGATCATCGACGCCACTATGCGCTGCGTTGCCGAAGTGGGGTATGAACGGGCGACGATACGGGAGATCGCCCGAAAAGCGGATATGACCAGCGGAAGCCTCTACCACTACTTTCCGAACAAGACCGAGCTGATCAAAGCGACGCTGGACGAGTGGGCGGAGATGACGATTCCTCGCGTGGCCGCGTCCGCGCAGCGCAGCGAGGATTTCCGGGAACGATTGGTCGCGGTCTTCGATGAGTGTGATCAGTTGATGCGGGAGTATCCGCTGATCGCCGCATTCGACCGTGCTATCCGGGTCGGCACCGCGAGGCACCTGGCCGAGAGCCGCGACACCCTGTTCTCGTCGCTGCGGGAGGTGACTCTCGACATCATCAGACAGGCCCGTCGAGAAGGCGCGCTACCACGGTCGACCGACATCGACAGCGTGGCGAACTCGATCTACCTCGTCCTGCAAGGGATGACCGACTACGCGGCAACTGCGGATCCCGATGAGTACCACTCCACGGTCAAGGCGCTGAAACGCCTGGTCAGCGGAACGCTGTTCAAGTAG
- a CDS encoding acyl-CoA dehydrogenase family protein, translating to MQLGQDTELDEVRRRVRDLAAKHAPPRHPRTGVRAPEAHEIPALRKWTGLLFSEQLLGVHWPVEYGGLENPHPLFESAVTDELIRAGGAGPVGGGLLAAAAIIASGTKEQKDHFLPRIRSGEHIWCQLFSEPDAGSDLASLRTKARRSGDDFVVNGQKVWTTNGQYADWGYLLARTDNDAPKHAGITAFALDMTTPGVSVRPLREITGTADFNEVFFDEVRIPASRVIGEVNQGWAVTTASLALERSSAGSGASLFGALDRLARLANEVTVDGRPAIERDDVRQTIGGFVADVHVNSLVSALGDSRALHGTGDLGDAPVSKILFSEINLALHEYGLDLQGHDGVRIEGDSQVRDQGWWQDAFLYARAFTIAGGTNEVLRNLIAERALGLPR from the coding sequence GTGCAACTCGGGCAGGACACCGAACTTGACGAAGTGCGACGTCGGGTTCGCGATCTGGCGGCCAAACATGCCCCGCCTCGGCACCCCCGCACCGGCGTTCGTGCACCTGAAGCACATGAGATCCCCGCCCTGCGAAAGTGGACTGGCCTGCTGTTCTCCGAACAGTTGCTGGGAGTGCACTGGCCCGTCGAGTACGGCGGGCTGGAGAATCCCCATCCCCTGTTCGAGTCCGCGGTCACCGACGAACTGATCCGAGCGGGCGGCGCCGGACCCGTGGGTGGTGGCCTGCTGGCCGCCGCGGCGATCATCGCCTCGGGGACCAAGGAGCAGAAGGACCACTTCCTGCCGCGCATCCGGTCGGGCGAGCACATCTGGTGCCAGCTGTTCAGCGAACCCGACGCCGGAAGTGACCTGGCCAGCCTGCGGACGAAGGCTCGCCGGTCCGGTGACGACTTCGTCGTCAACGGGCAGAAGGTGTGGACCACCAACGGCCAGTACGCCGACTGGGGCTACCTCCTGGCGCGCACTGACAACGACGCCCCGAAGCACGCGGGCATCACGGCGTTCGCGCTGGACATGACCACCCCGGGCGTCTCGGTCCGGCCACTGCGGGAGATCACCGGGACCGCAGACTTCAACGAGGTGTTCTTCGACGAGGTTCGCATCCCCGCGAGCCGGGTCATCGGCGAGGTGAACCAGGGTTGGGCGGTGACCACCGCGAGCCTGGCCCTAGAGCGGTCCAGCGCGGGCAGCGGTGCATCGCTGTTCGGCGCGTTGGATCGACTGGCGCGCCTCGCGAATGAGGTGACAGTCGACGGGCGGCCGGCCATCGAGCGCGACGACGTACGTCAGACCATCGGCGGGTTCGTCGCGGATGTGCATGTCAATTCCCTGGTTTCGGCCCTCGGCGACAGTCGGGCGCTGCACGGCACCGGAGACCTCGGTGACGCACCGGTGTCGAAGATCCTGTTCAGCGAGATCAACCTGGCCCTGCACGAGTACGGGCTGGATCTGCAGGGGCATGACGGCGTCCGGATCGAAGGCGACTCGCAGGTGCGCGATCAGGGCTGGTGGCAGGACGCGTTCCTGTACGCGCGGGCATTCACGATCGCCGGCGGGACCAACGAGGTGCTGCGCAACCTCATCGCCGAACGCGCACTGGGATTGCCGCGTTGA
- a CDS encoding MlaE family ABC transporter permease yields the protein MTTRQSPSPVGDITDWTKGYVSRHPVASLETVGSQFILGLRALQYLVQDIARWRFPFPEFVHQAAFMASTALLPTMCVAIPIGVTLQIQFALLAGQVGATSLAGAASGLAVIKQGAPLVAALLMASAVGSAICADLGSRTIREEVDALEVLGISAIRRLVVPRLAAAIVVSVALTGLVCYIGFLAGYLFNTFVQDGAPGSFVTTFASFATVGDLVLTIIKSIVFGAIVAIVACDKGLTTKGGPAGVANSVNATVVASILLLMITNVVFTQMYVLLFPKASL from the coding sequence GTGACAACGCGGCAGAGCCCATCGCCGGTCGGAGACATCACCGACTGGACGAAGGGCTACGTCTCGCGGCATCCCGTCGCCTCGTTGGAGACGGTGGGCAGCCAGTTCATCTTGGGACTGCGGGCGCTGCAGTATCTGGTCCAGGACATCGCCCGGTGGCGGTTCCCGTTCCCCGAATTCGTGCATCAGGCGGCGTTCATGGCGTCGACTGCTCTGCTGCCCACGATGTGTGTGGCCATCCCGATCGGCGTGACCCTGCAGATCCAGTTCGCGCTGCTGGCGGGACAGGTCGGCGCGACGTCGCTGGCCGGTGCCGCCAGTGGCCTCGCGGTCATCAAACAGGGCGCACCACTGGTCGCGGCGCTGCTGATGGCGTCGGCGGTGGGTTCCGCGATCTGCGCCGACCTCGGGTCACGGACCATTCGTGAAGAGGTGGATGCCCTTGAAGTGCTGGGCATCTCGGCGATCCGGCGCCTGGTGGTGCCGCGATTGGCCGCGGCCATCGTGGTCAGTGTCGCGCTGACCGGACTGGTCTGCTACATCGGATTCCTGGCCGGCTACCTGTTCAACACGTTCGTGCAGGACGGTGCGCCGGGCAGTTTCGTGACGACGTTCGCGTCCTTCGCGACCGTGGGCGACCTGGTGCTGACCATCATCAAGTCGATCGTGTTCGGGGCCATCGTCGCCATCGTGGCGTGCGACAAGGGGCTGACCACTAAAGGCGGTCCCGCGGGCGTGGCCAACTCCGTCAACGCCACCGTCGTCGCCTCGATCCTGCTTCTGATGATCACCAACGTGGTGTTCACCCAGATGTACGTCCTGCTGTTTCCGAAGGCCTCGCTCTGA
- a CDS encoding AMP-binding protein, whose translation MNRSVGTGPTLVNRAIPAELVQSYTANGWWTEETIADLLTQGLRRTPQAEFRVHSATRPWSGTFDDVERIARRLAAGLRRRGVGPGDVVAFQLPNWMEAAATFWASAFLGAVVVPVVHFYGAKEIQHIAATAKPKVFITFEEFGRTRYQPELYSDIPIVGVVGRDFDELLDDEPLTDNLEVAPATPAVIAFTSGTTRDAKGVVHSHQTLAYETRQLSAAYPPGLERQLTAAPVGHFIGMLNAFLIPVLNGTPVYLTDAWNPAQTLALMRSDGLTFGGGAPYFVISLLDHPDFTPADLDNMRYAGMGGSSVPAAVARRLHEQGVTVWRSYGSTEHPSISSTHYTAPADKRMYTDGQALPGVEIRLTADGEILSRGPDLCLGYLDEELTRNAFDDEGWYHTGDIGVLDNDGYLSIVDRKSDIIIRGGENISAMEVEEVLSTMAGVAEAVAVAAPDDRFGERTAAVLRMKPHAPLPSMDELRAHFANSGLAKQKWPEEIHQVDDFPRTPSSKIQKALVRKMVAAQRSS comes from the coding sequence GTGAATCGCTCGGTCGGAACCGGCCCGACGTTGGTAAACCGCGCCATTCCAGCCGAATTGGTGCAGTCGTACACCGCGAACGGATGGTGGACCGAGGAGACGATCGCGGACCTGCTGACACAGGGTCTGCGCCGTACACCCCAGGCGGAGTTCCGGGTGCACTCCGCGACCCGCCCGTGGTCGGGAACCTTCGACGACGTCGAGCGGATCGCCCGCAGGCTCGCCGCGGGCCTGCGCCGCAGGGGGGTCGGTCCAGGCGATGTCGTCGCATTCCAGCTGCCGAACTGGATGGAGGCCGCAGCCACGTTCTGGGCGTCGGCATTCCTGGGCGCGGTGGTGGTGCCCGTCGTGCATTTCTACGGTGCCAAGGAGATCCAGCACATCGCGGCGACCGCCAAACCCAAGGTGTTCATCACGTTCGAGGAGTTCGGCCGGACGCGATATCAGCCGGAGCTGTACTCCGACATCCCGATCGTCGGGGTGGTGGGACGCGACTTCGATGAGCTGCTGGACGACGAGCCACTCACCGACAACCTCGAGGTTGCGCCGGCAACACCGGCGGTGATCGCCTTCACCTCGGGAACCACCCGTGACGCCAAGGGGGTGGTCCACAGCCACCAGACGTTGGCGTACGAGACTCGGCAGCTCAGTGCCGCGTATCCGCCGGGGCTGGAACGGCAGCTCACCGCGGCGCCCGTCGGTCATTTCATCGGCATGTTGAACGCTTTCCTGATCCCCGTGCTGAACGGCACGCCGGTCTACCTCACCGACGCCTGGAATCCCGCGCAGACTTTGGCGCTGATGCGCAGTGACGGACTGACATTCGGCGGTGGCGCACCATACTTCGTCATCAGTCTTCTCGACCACCCCGACTTCACCCCCGCAGACCTGGACAACATGCGGTACGCCGGCATGGGCGGATCGTCGGTGCCGGCCGCGGTCGCACGGCGACTCCACGAGCAGGGGGTCACGGTATGGCGTTCGTACGGCAGCACCGAGCACCCCTCCATCAGCAGCACGCACTACACCGCGCCGGCCGACAAACGGATGTACACCGACGGACAGGCACTCCCGGGGGTGGAGATTCGGTTGACCGCCGACGGGGAGATCCTCAGCCGCGGACCGGACCTGTGTCTGGGCTACCTCGACGAAGAACTGACCCGCAACGCCTTTGACGACGAAGGCTGGTATCACACCGGGGACATCGGGGTTCTGGACAACGACGGATACCTGTCGATCGTCGACCGTAAATCCGACATCATCATCCGCGGTGGGGAGAACATCAGCGCCATGGAGGTGGAGGAGGTGCTGTCGACGATGGCCGGTGTCGCTGAGGCGGTGGCGGTGGCTGCCCCCGACGACCGCTTCGGTGAGCGCACCGCCGCGGTGCTGCGGATGAAACCCCACGCGCCCCTGCCCTCGATGGACGAGCTGCGCGCACACTTCGCGAACAGTGGCCTGGCCAAACAGAAGTGGCCGGAAGAGATTCACCAGGTCGATGACTTCCCCAGGACGCCGAGCTCCAAGATTCAGAAGGCCCTGGTGCGCAAGATGGTCGCCGCGCAGCGCAGCTCATAG
- a CDS encoding NAD-dependent epimerase/dehydratase family protein — MSKKLVIGGSGFIGSNVIRKLVERGEDVRVMLRETSSTKGIDDLDVERCYGDVFDDEALRSAMAGCDVVFYCVVDARAWLRDPSPLIRTNVEGLRHVLDAAVDADLRRFVFMSTIATLAVSEDGTPVTEDDPCNWYDDGGAYTQCRVDAENLVLSYANDMGLPAVALCISNTYGPRDWQPTPHGGLIAAISAGKAPFYFRGIGQEVVGIEDAAEAMILASDKGRVGERYIISDRFVTTRELHTLAAKAGGVRAPWIGIPRRLLLALASATQWVGDTTGREIKFVRRAFDMVDKMSPLDHSKAERELGWRPTPIEDSIRKAVAFYREHGM; from the coding sequence ATGAGCAAGAAATTGGTCATCGGGGGCAGCGGCTTCATCGGCTCGAACGTCATCCGCAAGCTGGTCGAACGTGGCGAAGATGTCCGGGTGATGCTGCGAGAGACCAGCTCCACCAAAGGAATCGATGATCTCGATGTCGAGCGCTGCTACGGCGACGTCTTCGACGACGAGGCGCTGCGCAGCGCGATGGCTGGATGCGATGTCGTGTTCTACTGCGTGGTGGACGCTCGCGCGTGGCTGCGCGACCCTTCCCCGTTGATCCGGACGAATGTCGAAGGTCTGCGCCATGTCCTCGACGCCGCGGTCGATGCCGATCTGAGGCGCTTCGTCTTCATGTCCACCATCGCCACGCTGGCGGTCAGCGAGGACGGCACGCCCGTCACCGAGGACGACCCGTGCAATTGGTACGACGACGGCGGTGCCTACACCCAGTGCCGAGTCGACGCCGAGAACCTGGTGTTGTCTTACGCGAACGACATGGGACTGCCCGCCGTCGCACTGTGCATATCCAACACCTACGGGCCGCGGGACTGGCAACCGACACCGCACGGCGGCTTGATCGCCGCCATCTCCGCGGGGAAGGCCCCGTTCTACTTCCGCGGCATCGGCCAGGAGGTCGTGGGCATCGAGGATGCCGCGGAAGCGATGATCCTGGCCTCGGACAAGGGCCGGGTCGGGGAACGGTACATCATCTCGGATCGGTTCGTGACCACCCGCGAACTGCACACGCTGGCCGCCAAGGCCGGTGGGGTGCGGGCACCGTGGATCGGGATCCCCCGGCGGTTGCTGCTGGCCCTGGCGTCGGCCACCCAGTGGGTAGGCGACACGACCGGACGCGAGATCAAATTCGTCCGACGCGCGTTCGACATGGTCGACAAGATGTCGCCGCTGGATCACAGCAAGGCCGAACGTGAACTCGGCTGGCGACCGACCCCGATCGAGGACTCGATCCGCAAGGCTGTCGCGTTCTACCGCGAGCACGGCATGTAG
- a CDS encoding nuclear transport factor 2 family protein, protein MDIQEISDRLEIEALLAKYARAVDTRDWDLWRSLFTDDAVVDYSSAGAIAGTRDEVADWLAQALSAMQMMQHFISNIEVEIAGDTAQVRAMFYNPMQLPGMDELSYCGGYYHHTMVRTPAGWRSRALREENAWFANPLLPAQG, encoded by the coding sequence ATGGATATCCAGGAGATCAGCGACCGGCTCGAGATCGAAGCGCTGCTCGCGAAGTACGCCAGGGCGGTCGACACCCGCGACTGGGACTTGTGGCGGTCGTTGTTCACCGATGATGCGGTGGTGGATTATTCGTCGGCCGGCGCCATAGCCGGAACCCGCGACGAGGTCGCCGACTGGCTGGCGCAGGCGCTGAGCGCGATGCAGATGATGCAGCACTTCATCTCCAACATCGAGGTGGAGATCGCCGGTGACACCGCGCAGGTGCGCGCCATGTTCTACAACCCGATGCAGCTGCCGGGGATGGACGAGCTGAGCTACTGCGGTGGCTACTACCACCACACCATGGTCCGGACACCGGCGGGCTGGCGTAGTCGAGCGTTGCGTGAAGAGAACGCCTGGTTCGCGAATCCGCTGCTTCCGGCCCAGGGCTAG
- a CDS encoding amidohydrolase family protein — MPLQDWMKIISVDDHVIEHPRVWQDRLEQGHLDEGPQIIETPEGHHVWRYEGQLYPQIGLNAVAGKPPSEYGMEPVRYDQMIPGCYDPAERVKDMDIDGVHAALSFPSFPGFGGGVFQRAKDKDLALACVRAWNDFQVDEWCASAPDRLIPLGILPTWDPQGAATEVERLAAKGTKAVSFPDSPVPLGLPSFHHPTHWEVLWDALEAADMPVCLHFGAGGYVPGFSFQNPNPADMAPFAVAIATFSTNLMWSTADLVFSGMLQRHPNIKFMLSEGGIGWIPYLLERLDYTWERHRWYQNISRTDRPSDLFSKHFWGCFIDDEHGVNSRDLIGIENILVEVDYPHSDSNWPNSRKRISENLLNVPDADVHRIVELNARELLHFDGGR; from the coding sequence ATGCCGCTGCAGGATTGGATGAAGATCATCTCGGTGGACGACCACGTCATCGAGCACCCGCGCGTGTGGCAGGACCGGCTGGAGCAGGGCCACCTCGACGAGGGTCCGCAGATCATCGAAACGCCTGAGGGGCACCATGTCTGGCGCTACGAAGGCCAGCTGTATCCGCAGATCGGCCTGAATGCGGTCGCGGGTAAGCCGCCGTCGGAGTACGGCATGGAGCCCGTGCGCTACGACCAGATGATCCCGGGCTGCTACGACCCCGCCGAACGGGTCAAGGACATGGACATCGACGGTGTGCACGCCGCGCTGTCGTTCCCGTCGTTCCCGGGATTCGGCGGCGGAGTGTTCCAGCGCGCCAAGGACAAGGACCTGGCCCTCGCCTGTGTCCGGGCCTGGAACGACTTCCAGGTCGACGAGTGGTGCGCCAGCGCGCCGGATCGACTGATTCCGTTGGGAATCCTTCCGACTTGGGATCCGCAGGGCGCCGCGACGGAGGTGGAGCGGTTGGCCGCGAAGGGGACCAAGGCGGTGTCCTTCCCCGACAGCCCGGTCCCGCTGGGCCTGCCGTCGTTCCACCACCCCACCCACTGGGAGGTGTTGTGGGACGCACTCGAGGCCGCGGACATGCCGGTGTGCCTGCACTTCGGGGCGGGTGGCTATGTTCCGGGCTTCTCGTTCCAGAACCCGAATCCCGCGGATATGGCGCCGTTTGCGGTCGCCATCGCCACATTCTCGACCAACCTGATGTGGAGCACCGCGGACCTGGTGTTCTCGGGCATGCTGCAACGGCATCCGAACATCAAGTTCATGCTGTCCGAAGGCGGCATCGGCTGGATCCCCTATCTGCTGGAACGCTTGGACTACACCTGGGAGCGGCACCGCTGGTACCAGAACATCAGCCGGACCGACCGGCCGTCGGACCTGTTCAGTAAGCATTTCTGGGGCTGCTTCATCGACGATGAGCACGGGGTGAACTCGCGAGACCTGATCGGCATCGAGAACATCCTCGTCGAGGTCGACTACCCGCACTCGGACTCCAACTGGCCCAACAGTCGTAAGCGGATCTCGGAGAACCTGCTGAACGTCCCCGACGCCGACGTGCACCGCATCGTCGAACTCAACGCACGCGAACTGCTGCACTTCGACGGCGGACGCTGA
- a CDS encoding acyl-CoA dehydrogenase family protein gives MNFELTEEQRGLVDSTRSLLAAKCSLDRTRELIDSDAGFDVELWRHGVGLGWPALAIAEDDGGLGQQTIDLALVAVELGRSLAATPFIPSVVVADAIGRSETAQKSKLLQSISEGTATASWAFAEYGQPWSRAGISTTAEPRGEGWVLDGAKVSVQDADTAQTLLVDALLEGRVARFVVPADSPGVRIGRQATLDVTRSYCDVTLAKVAVGAEALCASGDLADASLNRTLALNTVLVAAELVGIGQRLLDMTVGYVKERVQFGKPVGSFQAVKHKCADMRIWAQASTAATYYAALALDSEKHDVDHAVSVAKAYVSDAINRVAGHALQLHGGIGFTWEHDLHLYLRRARADAALSGDARHHRERLCAALAAEAVG, from the coding sequence GTGAACTTCGAGCTCACCGAGGAGCAGAGGGGTCTGGTCGACTCCACCCGGTCGCTGCTGGCCGCCAAGTGCTCGCTTGATCGCACGCGCGAGCTGATCGACTCCGACGCCGGATTCGACGTCGAACTGTGGCGCCACGGCGTCGGCCTCGGCTGGCCGGCCCTGGCGATCGCGGAGGACGACGGCGGCCTGGGACAGCAGACGATCGACCTCGCCCTTGTTGCCGTGGAACTGGGGCGCAGCCTCGCCGCCACGCCGTTCATCCCCAGCGTCGTCGTCGCCGACGCGATCGGGCGTTCGGAGACTGCCCAGAAATCCAAACTGCTGCAGTCGATCTCAGAGGGCACCGCCACTGCGTCGTGGGCCTTCGCCGAGTACGGCCAGCCATGGTCGCGCGCCGGAATCAGCACCACCGCCGAGCCACGCGGAGAGGGTTGGGTGCTCGACGGAGCGAAGGTGTCGGTGCAGGACGCGGACACCGCCCAGACCCTGCTCGTCGACGCCCTGCTCGAGGGACGGGTGGCGCGCTTCGTCGTCCCCGCCGACAGTCCGGGGGTGCGGATCGGACGTCAGGCCACCCTCGATGTCACCCGAAGCTACTGCGACGTGACGCTTGCGAAGGTCGCCGTCGGCGCCGAAGCCCTCTGTGCCTCAGGCGATCTCGCGGACGCATCCCTGAATCGCACGCTCGCGCTCAACACCGTCTTAGTGGCCGCCGAACTCGTGGGCATCGGACAGCGACTGCTGGATATGACCGTGGGCTACGTCAAGGAGCGGGTCCAGTTCGGGAAGCCGGTCGGCAGCTTCCAGGCGGTCAAGCACAAGTGCGCCGACATGCGCATCTGGGCGCAGGCCAGCACCGCCGCGACCTACTACGCCGCGCTGGCCCTCGACAGTGAGAAGCACGACGTCGACCATGCGGTGAGCGTGGCGAAGGCCTACGTGTCGGACGCGATCAACCGCGTGGCCGGGCACGCGCTGCAACTGCACGGCGGCATCGGCTTCACGTGGGAGCACGACCTGCACCTGTATCTGCGCCGGGCCCGGGCCGACGCGGCGCTGTCCGGGGACGCCCGGCATCACCGGGAGCGACTGTGCGCGGCGTTGGCAGCCGAGGCCGTCGGCTGA
- a CDS encoding TetR/AcrR family transcriptional regulator has product MTSADSDPVGVRILEAALQLLRSRGPRAVTMQSVTETTGIAKTTLYRRHPNRRALLAAALERLAPQSSIDADATREQRLRWAVSQSVEVIVTGIGPGGFAALLTNEDPEFSEVFRAILVTHREAAVAALNLEEFDGDTVVDIIVGGYVAEFARCGTVDDSWTDRVVTMLAGAGDTGP; this is encoded by the coding sequence ATGACCAGCGCCGATTCCGATCCCGTGGGCGTGCGCATCCTGGAAGCCGCCCTCCAACTGCTGCGCTCGCGCGGACCTCGCGCGGTGACGATGCAGTCGGTGACCGAGACCACCGGAATCGCGAAGACCACGCTGTACCGCAGGCACCCGAACCGTCGGGCGCTGTTGGCGGCCGCCTTGGAGCGGCTCGCGCCGCAGTCGTCGATCGATGCCGATGCCACCCGCGAGCAGCGGCTGCGTTGGGCGGTCTCGCAGTCGGTGGAGGTGATCGTGACCGGCATCGGGCCCGGCGGGTTCGCGGCCCTCTTGACCAACGAGGATCCCGAATTCAGCGAGGTGTTCCGCGCAATCCTGGTGACCCATCGCGAAGCAGCGGTCGCCGCGCTGAATCTCGAAGAGTTCGACGGCGACACCGTCGTGGACATAATCGTCGGCGGCTATGTGGCGGAGTTCGCCCGTTGCGGCACGGTGGATGACTCCTGGACCGACAGGGTCGTGACCATGCTCGCCGGCGCCGGCGACACTGGACCGTGA
- a CDS encoding ABC transporter permease encodes MAAPYYPRGVRPLLSATASVGGLGVRLGHMLTFFVHAVAGIPVTLTRYRKAFLAILSDVTWGNGSIVVGGGTAGVIIVLGATAGAIIGIEGLQALHLLGMEPAAGLLSSTVSTRELAPIMAALAFAAQAGCRFTAQLGSMRISEEIDAMESLAIRPIPYLVTTRLLASVVAIIPLYVLCLVVNYASVQIIVTLSGGVSAGSYDHYFRLVLTGTDIAYSVAKAVVFVTITSTIQCYYGYFASGGPQGVGIAAGRAMRASISVMIIANLLLTVGLWGIGSGARLGG; translated from the coding sequence ATGGCGGCTCCCTACTACCCCCGAGGCGTTCGCCCACTGCTCAGCGCCACGGCGTCGGTGGGCGGTCTCGGCGTCCGCCTGGGCCACATGCTCACGTTCTTCGTCCACGCCGTGGCCGGAATTCCGGTGACGCTGACGCGGTATCGCAAGGCCTTCCTGGCGATCCTGTCCGACGTCACGTGGGGCAACGGCTCCATTGTGGTGGGCGGCGGCACCGCGGGTGTGATCATCGTGCTGGGGGCGACGGCGGGCGCCATCATCGGCATCGAAGGCCTGCAGGCGCTGCACCTGCTCGGGATGGAACCCGCGGCGGGCCTGCTCTCCTCGACTGTCTCCACCCGTGAACTGGCGCCCATCATGGCGGCCCTGGCGTTCGCCGCGCAGGCGGGCTGCCGATTCACCGCGCAACTGGGCTCGATGCGGATCTCCGAGGAGATCGACGCCATGGAATCCCTTGCCATCCGGCCGATTCCGTACCTGGTGACCACACGCCTGCTGGCCTCGGTGGTCGCGATCATCCCGCTGTACGTTCTCTGCCTGGTGGTCAACTACGCATCGGTGCAGATCATCGTGACGTTGTCCGGCGGTGTGTCAGCGGGCTCGTATGACCATTACTTCAGGCTTGTGCTGACCGGCACCGACATCGCCTATTCGGTGGCCAAGGCGGTTGTCTTCGTGACCATCACCTCGACCATTCAGTGTTACTACGGCTACTTCGCCTCCGGCGGTCCGCAGGGCGTGGGCATCGCGGCGGGCCGCGCGATGCGGGCCAGCATCTCGGTGATGATCATCGCGAATCTGCTTCTCACCGTGGGACTGTGGGGCATCGGGTCCGGCGCGAGGTTGGGCGGATGA
- a CDS encoding MlaD family protein: MTMMQGLESAQRPISDRRLLLRGLGLLLVAMLVSAIAIAKSEGAFSNRLEVFALLTDVGDGLPSGSDVKFRGALVGSVEGVTPAVDGQPNRVTLSLDPHFSGGIPANVTARVVPGNVFAVSSIQLIDNGPAPSLRADDQITQDDSLATVQFQTALTKLRDVMAAAGRPGSRDSVGVLAAVAEATAGKGDELTHAGGGANRIVDEINQVMVPDGSEATLQVLSESLQGLQASSPELLDAVHNAVVPMRTVAEKRQELASFLSAGITTFGQVGEAFENNTDRIIVITTQLSPVVGVLADGGGEFAPMVTRLNDVTNRFFAHVWKSDKQKAVGKFMLVFTPNKMYTRQDCPRYGTLEGPSCKNAPLTADPPVLPRNLDPANLPPPPGGNVGPVGSPEERAQLAEILGPDTNAASELLLGPVARGNTVTVIPDPATPPPGPPLPAEAGAPEPGVDP; encoded by the coding sequence ATGACGATGATGCAGGGTCTCGAGTCGGCGCAGCGGCCGATCTCTGATCGGCGACTGCTGTTGCGCGGGCTGGGCCTGCTTCTGGTCGCGATGCTGGTGTCAGCCATCGCGATCGCCAAGTCGGAGGGGGCCTTCTCGAATCGGCTGGAGGTCTTCGCGCTGCTCACCGACGTCGGCGACGGCCTTCCGTCGGGCTCGGACGTGAAGTTCCGCGGTGCACTGGTGGGTTCGGTGGAAGGGGTGACACCCGCGGTCGACGGTCAACCGAACCGAGTCACGCTGAGCCTCGATCCGCACTTCTCGGGAGGCATCCCCGCCAACGTCACGGCACGCGTGGTGCCGGGCAACGTCTTCGCGGTGTCGTCCATCCAACTGATCGACAACGGCCCGGCACCGAGTCTGCGGGCAGACGACCAGATCACGCAGGACGACAGCCTGGCCACCGTGCAGTTCCAGACCGCGCTGACCAAGCTGCGCGACGTGATGGCTGCTGCGGGCAGGCCGGGATCCCGGGACAGTGTGGGCGTGCTTGCGGCGGTCGCCGAGGCCACCGCAGGCAAGGGTGACGAACTGACCCACGCCGGTGGCGGCGCCAACCGCATTGTCGACGAGATCAATCAGGTGATGGTGCCCGACGGCAGCGAGGCCACGCTGCAGGTGCTCTCGGAGTCCCTGCAGGGCCTTCAGGCGTCGTCACCGGAACTGCTCGACGCCGTGCACAACGCGGTGGTCCCCATGCGGACTGTGGCCGAGAAGCGTCAGGAGTTGGCGTCTTTCCTGTCCGCCGGCATCACCACGTTCGGCCAGGTTGGGGAGGCGTTCGAGAACAACACCGATCGCATCATCGTGATCACGACTCAGTTGTCGCCCGTGGTGGGCGTGCTCGCCGACGGCGGAGGGGAATTCGCGCCGATGGTCACCAGGCTCAATGACGTCACCAACCGGTTCTTCGCCCACGTCTGGAAATCGGACAAGCAGAAGGCCGTGGGCAAGTTCATGCTGGTGTTCACACCCAACAAGATGTACACGCGGCAGGACTGCCCGCGGTACGGCACTCTGGAGGGGCCAAGCTGTAAGAATGCCCCGCTGACGGCCGATCCGCCGGTACTGCCGCGCAACCTCGACCCCGCCAACCTTCCTCCGCCGCCGGGCGGCAACGTCGGCCCGGTGGGCAGTCCCGAGGAGCGCGCGCAGTTGGCGGAGATCCTGGGACCCGACACCAACGCCGCCTCGGAACTGCTGCTCGGCCCGGTCGCGCGCGGCAACACCGTGACCGTGATCCCCGATCCCGCCACGCCGCCGCCCGGACCGCCTCTGCCCGCCGAAGCCGGCGCCCCGGAACCGGGGGTGGACCCATGA